The genomic segment ATGAGATTGACTTTCGATGACAATAAGCGACGGCCGTGGCGCGGACGTTTGTTACTCATCACCTACAGGGTATCAATTATGCGCTCTCCGCTTGCGCTGCGCCACGTGTTCTTGGCTACTCAACTGACTTGCGGCATGTACGGTGCGGCGACTGCCGAGACCAACGTGCCGCTGTTTCTCACTGGCCGGCAGCCCGCCACGGCCGAACGGCATCCGCCCGAGCGTTGGAGCGCCACCGAGAATATCGCCTGGAAGACCGATCTACCCGGCCTCGGCTGGTCTTCGCCCATCGTGTGGGGCAAGCGCGTCTTCCTGACCACCTGCGTTAACTCAGGCCAAGATGCCGAACCGCGCAAGGGGCTCTACCTGGAGGACGTCGACGCGAATAAGTATCCGCCGGAAAAGAACGAGCATCAATGGAAGGTCTACTGCCTGAATCTGGATGATGGCTCGATTCTCTGGCAGCGCGACGCCGAGAAGGCCGTGCCGGCCAAGCC from the Pirellulales bacterium genome contains:
- a CDS encoding PQQ-binding-like beta-propeller repeat protein is translated as MRSPLALRHVFLATQLTCGMYGAATAETNVPLFLTGRQPATAERHPPERWSATENIAWKTDLPGLGWSSPIVWGKRVFLTTCVNSGQDAEPRKGLYLEDVDANKYPPEKNEHQWKVYCLNLDDGSILWQRDAEKAVPAKP